One window of the Holophagales bacterium genome contains the following:
- the ahpF gene encoding alkyl hydroperoxide reductase subunit F: MLDASLSAQLQQLYRDLPVTIVLRQRPSDHPKQDELTTMLADIAATAPGKVVHRVEGEPAAIPSFEVAVEGCSASILFKGIPGGHEFSSLVLAVLNAAGLGKRPDEGLQNRIRHLKGPVRLRTFVSLSCHNCPEVVQALNQMALIHPDFVHEMVDGGLAESEVEKLGIQGVPTVISTIHENAQVSVGRAGLVELIDALEERYGAEASEAAQDLPAREPYDVVVVGGGPAGASAAIYSVRKGLRTALVAKNVGGQVLETVGIDNLIGTTHTEGKKLAADILAHVRSYPVEILDNRRVEAIENGELKTVRLAGGEVLQAKSLIVATGAQWRELNVAGEKEYIGRGVAFCPHCDGPFYKDKRVVVVGGGNSGIEAAIDLAGICGSVTVVEFMNELKADKVLVDNLKKLPNTQIVLHHRTAEIVGDGSKVTGIKVVDRGNDAEKTIPVDGIFIQIGLVPNSALVKGLVDVNRFGEIVVDDKCRTSTKGIYAAGDVTTTPYKQIIISMGEGAKAALAAFEDRIHAA; encoded by the coding sequence ATGCTCGACGCCTCCCTGTCCGCGCAGCTCCAGCAGCTCTACCGCGACCTCCCGGTCACGATCGTCCTCCGCCAGCGCCCGTCCGATCACCCGAAGCAGGACGAGCTCACCACGATGCTCGCCGACATCGCTGCGACGGCACCGGGGAAAGTCGTTCACCGCGTCGAGGGAGAGCCCGCCGCGATCCCCTCGTTCGAGGTGGCCGTGGAAGGGTGCTCCGCGTCGATCCTCTTCAAGGGGATTCCCGGGGGGCACGAGTTCTCCTCCCTCGTCCTCGCGGTCCTGAACGCCGCGGGGCTCGGGAAGAGGCCGGACGAAGGGCTGCAGAACCGGATCAGGCACCTGAAGGGGCCCGTCCGCCTCAGGACGTTCGTCTCCCTCTCGTGCCACAACTGCCCCGAGGTGGTGCAGGCGCTGAACCAGATGGCCCTGATCCACCCCGACTTCGTCCACGAGATGGTGGACGGCGGCCTCGCGGAGAGCGAGGTCGAGAAGCTGGGAATCCAGGGCGTCCCGACGGTGATCTCCACGATCCACGAGAACGCGCAGGTCTCCGTGGGCCGGGCCGGTCTCGTGGAGCTGATCGACGCGCTCGAGGAGCGCTACGGCGCCGAAGCGTCGGAGGCGGCGCAGGACCTCCCGGCGCGCGAGCCCTACGACGTCGTCGTCGTCGGGGGCGGTCCGGCCGGCGCGTCCGCGGCGATCTACTCGGTTCGCAAGGGGCTCCGCACGGCCCTCGTCGCCAAGAACGTCGGCGGGCAGGTCCTCGAGACGGTCGGCATCGACAACCTCATCGGGACGACGCACACCGAGGGGAAGAAGCTCGCCGCCGACATCCTGGCCCACGTCCGCAGCTACCCGGTCGAGATCCTCGACAACCGGCGCGTGGAGGCGATCGAGAACGGCGAGCTCAAGACGGTCCGCCTCGCGGGGGGCGAGGTGCTCCAGGCGAAGTCGCTCATCGTGGCGACGGGCGCGCAGTGGCGCGAGCTGAACGTCGCCGGCGAGAAGGAGTACATCGGGCGCGGCGTCGCCTTCTGCCCGCACTGCGACGGCCCCTTCTACAAGGACAAGAGGGTCGTCGTCGTCGGCGGCGGCAACTCGGGCATCGAGGCCGCGATCGACCTCGCCGGGATCTGCGGCTCGGTGACCGTGGTCGAGTTCATGAACGAGCTGAAGGCCGACAAGGTCCTCGTCGACAACCTGAAGAAGCTGCCGAACACCCAGATCGTCCTCCACCACCGGACGGCGGAGATCGTCGGCGACGGGAGCAAGGTCACGGGGATCAAGGTCGTCGACCGCGGGAACGACGCGGAGAAGACGATCCCGGTCGACGGGATCTTCATCCAGATCGGCCTCGTCCCGAACTCCGCTCTCGTGAAGGGGCTCGTCGACGTGAACCGCTTCGGCGAGATCGTCGTGGACGACAAGTGCCGCACGTCGACGAAGGGGATCTACGCGGCGGGCGACGTCACGACGACCCCCTACAAGCAGATCATCATCTCCATGGGCGAGGGAGCGAAGGCCGCTCTCGCGGCCTTCGAGGACCGGATCCACGCGGCGTAG
- a CDS encoding DUF4365 domain-containing protein has protein sequence MSVKLPKTRRTNLKGVNTARAFFEEHDCVFQVVDQQNDFGKDAYVDLVDGDEVTPLCVAVQIKSGTSFKTASGDYVVPVDTHASLWRRSTVPVFGLVYDPSDGTLRWGDLTGHLREHPTQEGGSVPIPRHAVLDARSLRGQFCSAVAGYAAINGGAATLALLSASASDQASAIWDTLALGRHDARYLVILRRLLVDLQPLPLRQAITVLSYATPHPDVFWTKRTWIPPHVEETVKQTFVWTPDEIVLLTRAADIEEWGRGTFGQCVDMLLGQDPGIASKLIDAVAILIERGDIEGATWTATIALSYARDVRGTAELLLTRYPALRNDEWFGDVVASAKEFGELSLY, from the coding sequence GTGAGCGTGAAGTTGCCGAAGACACGGCGGACCAACCTGAAGGGCGTGAACACCGCACGGGCCTTCTTCGAGGAACATGATTGCGTCTTCCAGGTCGTCGATCAGCAGAACGACTTCGGGAAGGACGCGTACGTCGACCTCGTGGACGGCGACGAAGTCACCCCGCTCTGCGTAGCCGTCCAGATCAAGTCCGGCACCTCGTTCAAGACGGCGAGCGGCGACTACGTCGTCCCCGTTGACACGCACGCCTCGCTCTGGCGGCGGTCGACCGTCCCGGTCTTCGGGCTAGTCTACGACCCGAGCGACGGCACGCTGCGGTGGGGCGACCTCACGGGGCACCTCCGCGAGCACCCGACACAGGAAGGCGGGAGCGTTCCGATCCCGCGGCACGCCGTCCTCGACGCGAGGAGCTTGCGGGGGCAGTTTTGTTCGGCGGTCGCCGGCTACGCCGCGATCAACGGTGGAGCGGCGACTCTCGCATTGCTCTCGGCGAGCGCGTCGGACCAGGCGTCTGCCATCTGGGACACCCTGGCACTCGGTCGGCATGACGCTCGCTACCTCGTCATCCTGCGCCGCCTCCTCGTCGATCTCCAGCCGCTCCCCCTCCGCCAAGCCATCACGGTCCTGTCGTACGCGACGCCACACCCGGACGTCTTCTGGACGAAGCGCACCTGGATTCCCCCGCACGTCGAGGAAACGGTCAAGCAGACGTTCGTCTGGACGCCGGACGAGATCGTCCTGCTGACCCGTGCGGCCGATATCGAGGAGTGGGGCCGAGGAACATTCGGGCAGTGCGTCGACATGCTGCTCGGCCAGGATCCGGGCATCGCCTCGAAGCTCATCGACGCGGTCGCCATTCTCATCGAGCGCGGAGACATCGAGGGCGCGACGTGGACAGCGACGATCGCTCTCTCGTACGCGCGCGACGTACGGGGAACTGCCGAGCTCCTCCTGACACGCTACCCCGCGCTCAGGAATGACGAGTGGTTTGGTGATGTGGTCGCATCGGCCAAGGAGTTCGGGGAGTTATCTCTCTACTAG
- the ahpC gene encoding peroxiredoxin, translating into MSIINSQIPEFKVQAYHEGAFKEISNKDLAGKWAIFFFYPADFTFVCPTELGDLADNYAEFKKLGAEIYSVSTDTHFTHKAWHDASETIKKIHYPMLADPTHHLSKAFGVHIDDAGLSYRGTFVVNPKGQIKIVEIHDNGIGRDAKELLRKVQAAVHIAKHPNEVCPAKWTPGAETLKPSLDLVGKI; encoded by the coding sequence ATGAGCATCATCAACAGCCAGATCCCCGAGTTCAAGGTGCAGGCCTACCACGAGGGCGCCTTCAAGGAGATCTCGAACAAGGACCTCGCCGGCAAGTGGGCGATCTTCTTCTTCTACCCGGCGGACTTCACCTTCGTCTGCCCGACGGAGCTGGGCGACCTGGCGGACAACTACGCCGAGTTCAAGAAGCTCGGCGCCGAGATCTACTCCGTCTCGACCGACACCCACTTCACCCACAAGGCGTGGCACGACGCCTCCGAGACCATCAAGAAGATCCACTACCCGATGCTCGCCGACCCGACGCACCACCTCTCGAAGGCGTTCGGCGTCCACATCGACGACGCCGGCCTCTCCTACCGCGGAACGTTCGTCGTGAACCCCAAGGGGCAGATCAAGATCGTCGAGATCCACGACAACGGCATCGGCCGCGACGCCAAGGAGCTCCTCCGCAAGGTCCAGGCGGCGGTTCACATCGCCAAGCACCCGAACGAGGTCTGCCCCGCGAAGTGGACCCCGGGCGCGGAGACCCTCAAGCCCAGCCTCGACCTCGTCGGCAAGATCTGA